A single genomic interval of Cucumis sativus cultivar 9930 chromosome 7, Cucumber_9930_V3, whole genome shotgun sequence harbors:
- the LOC101205081 gene encoding protein EPIDERMAL PATTERNING FACTOR 1, whose translation MKPFTCFSILFIAFLLFSTPISSRRISQQNSRHGHHRKGAASSSGKAAMVVVKEKAAMMTRMGRKGTETVEVAGSSLPDCSHACGSCSPCRLVMISFVCASLQEAETCPMAYRCMCNNKSYPVP comes from the exons ATGAAGCCTTTCACTTGCTTTTCTATTCTCTTCATTGCTTTCTTATTATTCTCAACACCCATCTCCTCTAGACGCATTTCTCAACAAAACTCAC GTCATGGCCATCACCGCAAGGGGGCGGCATCATCCTCTGGTAAAGCAGCAATGGTGGTGGTGAAAGAGAAGGCAGCGATGATGACGAGGATGGGGAGAAAAGGGACTGAGACTGTTGAAGTAGCAGGGTCGAGCTTGCCGGATTGTTCACATGCGTGTGGCTCATGCTCGCCTTGCAGATTAGTGATGATAAGCTTTGTGTGTGCTTCACTTCAAGAGGCTGAAACATGTCCAATGGCTTATAGATGCATGTGCAATAACAAGTCCTATCCTGTTCCTTAG